atttacaatcatatgaaataatattatgctgGTCTATTTATCACATTAATTAAAGTTTGGCTTTTGAAAAGGATACAAATCCAGGAATGATTCTGTGGAAAGTAGAGTCTTGGAATCCAAAGCCCCTCTCGTGGGTGCATAGGCAGCGGAAATTCTCGGCTGTCTTGGGAGCGACATCGGCTCTCAGCATGATAACAATCCTGCCAAGAGGGTACTTCCCAGCAGTAATGTCCAGATACACCTGTGGATTTTTCTTAGCCTTCTTTGAAGGTGGTTCGCCAGTCTGTAAATAGTattcgaattttatttgaaatgcttCTTATTGGATAATTATCATTCTACTTGGTCAGCGGTTTCAGATTGCTCGCCCTCGGGCTTCTTGTCGTCTTTCTTTTCAAGTGTTTCGCCTGCATGCTGCTGCAGCCACGTGTCCTCAGACCAAACTGGTCGCGTGCTGCCTTCCTTGATCCTCTGAGGTTTGGCAAAGTTCACTCGAATTGTCCGGCCAAAGAGCTCGGAGTCATtctgtaacaattaatttattaataaaagtaTTATCTACGCTGACCAAATGGAAGAATTTGGACGTACCAAATTATCAATTGCGGCCATTGCATCCTCGGATGCTTCAAACTCGATGAAGGCAAAGCCGCGGTGTTTTTCTGTTTCATAGTCAATCGGCATCTGAATGTCCACCAGCTCACCAAACGGAATGAATGCAGCGTGTAAGACCTTCTCGTCCACCTCTTCCGCAAGACCACCTGTAATTAAATGTTATAAtggatataattataattccgatgctgaatattttgttcacaagagaaattttgatttaaaatcaagctaaatagctaaatcaaatatatCTAAAATGAAAAGCGTTGAAAAGGCAAGCACTGAACTTttcattaatcaattttctttaaaatttaggcatcttcaaagttgaaataaaataaaccaagTCTCACTCACCAACATAAACAGTTCTTTTAGTATTGGAGCCCATTGCAAATTACTGAAATTATTGAGAAATGTTGTTGAAAATCTGCTCTAAATTTTGCCGGCAACACAGTCAGCTACTATGTACTGGACACTTTGTGTAATGTTTATTGTGGTCACGCCCACTTGACTAGCACTAGCGCTTAGTGTGTTTCTTTTGTTTCTAATGCTCGGATTGGTCAAGTTGGAATCATGCTGACCAATCACGTCTAAGTCTTACAGCTTACAGACAGAACTCATCACAGTCGAGAAAATTTCATAAGATGCTGGTtcttctgtaaattttggctgATTCCGGCATTTCCCAGTATTTTTGAAAGGTGTGTA
The nucleotide sequence above comes from Cloeon dipterum chromosome X, ieCloDipt1.1, whole genome shotgun sequence. Encoded proteins:
- the cyp33 gene encoding peptidyl-prolyl cis-trans isomerase E, with the protein product MGSNTKRTVYVGGLAEEVDEKVLHAAFIPFGELVDIQMPIDYETEKHRGFAFIEFEASEDAMAAIDNLNDSELFGRTIRVNFAKPQRIKEGSTRPVWSEDTWLQQHAGETLEKKDDKKPEGEQSETADQTGEPPSKKAKKNPQVYLDITAGKYPLGRIVIMLRADVAPKTAENFRCLCTHERGFGFQDSTFHRIIPGFMCQGGDFTNHNGTGGRSIYGGKFDDENFQLRHTGLGVVSMANSGPNTNGSQFFLCTGRCEWLDGKHVVFGHIISGIDVLKKMEKYGTKSGKPTEKVSVSSCGEVV